A genomic window from Vitis riparia cultivar Riparia Gloire de Montpellier isolate 1030 chromosome 18, EGFV_Vit.rip_1.0, whole genome shotgun sequence includes:
- the LOC117906465 gene encoding TMV resistance protein N-like: MASAAASSSSSQTRYDVFLSFRGEDTRNNFTAHLYHALCQKGINTFIDDDKLERGQVISPALVAAIENSMFSIVVLSKNYAFSRWCLQELVKIVECMKSRRQRVVPIFYNVDPSDVRRQRGIFGEALAKHEENSENMERVQSWKDALTQVANLSGWDSRNKNEPLLIKEIVTDILNKLLNTSISDTENLVGIDARMQEIEMRLCLGSDDFLMVGIWGMGEIGKTTLARAIYRKITCQFEACCFFENVGEDLAKEGLIGL; encoded by the exons ATGGCTTCTGctgctgcttcttcttcttcttctcaaaCGCGCTATGATGTGTTCCTCAGCTTCAGAGGAGAAGACACCCGCAATAACTTCACTGCCCATCTCTATCACGCCTTGTGCCAGAAAGGAATCAACACTTTCATCGATGATGACAAGCTCGAGAGAGGCCAAGTCATATCTCCTGCCCTGGTTGCAGCTATCGAAAACTCCATGTTTTCAATAGTTGTTTTGTCGAAAAATTATGCATTCTCTAGATGGTGTTTACAGGAATTGGTGAAGATAGTAGAGTGCATGAAAAGCAGGAGACAGAGGGTTGTCCCAATTTTCTACAATGTGGATCCCTCGGATGTGAGAAGACAGAGGGGCATATTTGGAGAAGCATTGGCTAAACATGAAGAGAACTCCGAGAACATGGAGAGGGTGCAGAGTTGGAAGGATGCTCTCACTCAAGTTGCAAATTTATCCGGTTGGGATTCAAGAAATAA GAATGAGCCTCTACTCATCAAGGAAATCGTTAcagatattttgaataaattgttaAATACATCTATTAGTGATACTGAAAATCTGGTTGGAATAGATGCTCGCATGCAAGAAATAGAAATGCGATTATGTTTGGGGTCTGATGATTTTCTGATGGTAGGAATTTGGGGCATGGGCGAAATAGGGAAAACAACCCTTGCTAgagctatttatagaaaaatcacTTGTCAATTTGAAGCATgttgtttttttgaaaatgttgggGAGGATTTGGCAAAGGAGGGTTTAATAGGATTGTAA